From one Streptomyces sp. N50 genomic stretch:
- a CDS encoding fused MFS/spermidine synthase has product MDESIPVTRDVDHGVAKLMPDVDRERAWLLTVDGAPQSYVDLDAPTHLEFEYTRRLGHVLDTLAEPGRPLDVLHLGGGALTLPRYVAVTRPGSRQDVVEADLGLLELVTEHLPLPDGAGVTVHGADARAWLEAAPDGSADVIVADVFGGSRVPAHLTSVAYAREAERVLRADGVYLANLADAAPFTFLRAQLATFGTVFQELALIAEPGVLRGRRFGNAVLVAAHHPLDTAPLTRLVASDAFPARLEHGLALREFIGGARPVQDEDAVPSPEPPDGAFGIG; this is encoded by the coding sequence GTGGACGAGTCGATACCCGTGACCCGGGACGTAGATCACGGGGTCGCCAAACTCATGCCCGACGTCGATCGGGAGCGGGCCTGGCTGCTGACTGTCGACGGGGCGCCGCAGTCCTACGTGGACCTGGACGCGCCGACGCATCTGGAGTTCGAGTACACGCGGCGGCTCGGGCACGTGCTGGACACCCTCGCGGAACCGGGGCGCCCGCTGGACGTACTGCATCTTGGAGGCGGGGCGCTCACGTTGCCCCGGTACGTGGCGGTGACCCGGCCGGGTTCGCGGCAGGACGTGGTCGAGGCCGACCTGGGACTGCTGGAGTTGGTCACCGAGCACCTGCCGTTGCCGGACGGCGCCGGTGTCACCGTGCACGGAGCGGATGCCCGCGCCTGGCTGGAGGCGGCGCCGGACGGTTCGGCGGACGTCATCGTCGCCGATGTCTTCGGCGGCTCACGGGTCCCGGCGCACCTCACGTCCGTGGCGTACGCCCGCGAAGCCGAGCGCGTCCTGCGTGCCGACGGCGTCTACCTGGCCAACCTCGCGGACGCCGCCCCCTTCACCTTCCTGCGCGCCCAACTCGCCACGTTCGGCACGGTGTTCCAGGAGCTGGCGCTCATCGCGGAACCGGGCGTGCTGCGAGGCCGCCGCTTCGGCAACGCGGTACTCGTCGCCGCACACCACCCGCTCGACACGGCGCCCCTGACCCGACTCGTCGCCTCGGACGCGTTCCCGGCACGGCTCGAACACGGGCTTGCGCTAAGGGAGTTCATCGGTGGTGCCAGGCCGGTCCAGGACGAGGACGCCGTCCCGTCGCCCGAGCCTCCGGACGGCGCGTTCGGTATCGGCTGA
- a CDS encoding patatin-like phospholipase family protein yields MAGKALVLGGGGSSGIGWMAGVLYGLGEAGVDLSDADVVIGTSAGSTVGAQLRASTLKEVYERQLAAPEGEIPGRLGTGLMLRYAWATLTSRTPEAYGRKIGRMALAARTPRAAARRAVIETRLVSPEWPDRALRITAVDTVTGELRVFDRDSGLPLADAVAASCAVPGVWPPVTIEDRRWIDGGIHSAANAQLAEGYDRVVVLAPITLGGGPLVSPAAQTRRLVERGARAVVVSPSPEARQTFGRNPLDPSVRAGAARAGRGQAGAHVGEVGDVWGVGGAGG; encoded by the coding sequence ATGGCGGGCAAGGCGCTTGTGCTGGGAGGCGGGGGCAGCAGCGGGATCGGCTGGATGGCCGGGGTGCTGTACGGGCTGGGCGAGGCCGGCGTCGATCTCTCGGACGCCGATGTCGTGATCGGTACGTCGGCGGGTTCGACCGTCGGCGCCCAGCTGCGGGCCAGTACGCTCAAGGAGGTCTACGAGCGTCAACTCGCCGCCCCCGAGGGCGAGATCCCCGGCCGACTCGGTACCGGCCTGATGCTCCGTTACGCCTGGGCGACCCTGACCTCGCGCACTCCCGAGGCGTACGGGCGGAAGATCGGCCGTATGGCACTCGCCGCCCGAACACCCCGCGCGGCGGCCCGGCGTGCGGTGATCGAGACCCGGCTCGTCTCACCGGAGTGGCCCGACCGCGCGTTGCGCATCACCGCGGTCGACACGGTGACCGGTGAACTACGGGTCTTCGACAGGGACAGCGGGCTGCCCCTGGCCGACGCCGTCGCCGCCAGCTGCGCGGTCCCCGGGGTGTGGCCCCCGGTCACCATCGAGGACCGCCGCTGGATCGACGGCGGTATCCACTCAGCGGCCAACGCGCAACTCGCCGAGGGGTACGACCGGGTCGTCGTCCTCGCGCCGATAACGCTCGGGGGTGGCCCCCTGGTGTCTCCGGCGGCCCAGACCCGGCGACTTGTGGAGCGGGGCGCGCGTGCGGTCGTCGTGTCGCCGTCCCCGGAAGCGAGGCAGACGTTCGGCCGCAATCCGCTCGACCCGTCGGTACGGGCGGGTGCGGCGCGGGCGGGGCGGGGACAGGCGGGGGCGCATGTCGGGGAGGTGGGGGACGTTTGGGGGGTTGGCGGGGCGGGTGGGTGA